A single window of Chitinophaga sp. XS-30 DNA harbors:
- the recQ gene encoding DNA helicase RecQ, with protein MAVAKVSLLDALHEHFGFDSFKGNQEKIIKNILSGKDTFVIMPTGGGKSLCYQLPALMSPGVALIVSPLIALMKNQVDLVRSYSSKDNVAHFLNSTLTKAQIKKVRTDLQSGKTKMLYVAPETLTKQENIDFFKELEISFIAVDEAHCISEWGHDFRPEYRRLKEMIDMISSKLPVIALTATATPKVQSDIVKNLELRSPEIFMSSFNRPNLYYEIRPKRKKDQTIREIVKFIHLHKGKSGIIYTLNRKTTEELADMLVANGIRAVAYHAGLDSGTRAQRQDMFLLEDVEVIVATIAFGMGIDKPDVRFVIHYNIPKSLENYYQETGRAGRDGLEGICVCFYSYQDVQKLEHLMRDKPLSEREMGAQLINETVAYAESAVCRRKVILHYFGEKYEQENCGKCDNCLNPKEKIEVKNRVVITLKAIQKLEERFGTDYVVNIITGKANPQITTFRHDKLDVFGEGKEFDAHFWNSLIRQMMLEGLIEKDIEEYGLLKITEKGRKFIKKPFSIWVALNHQFEEDTAAEEEDALSAEAQASADPVLFDMLKELRKKVAKEKNLPPFVIFLETSLEDMATQYPTTVQELEKIQGVSKGKAVRYGKVFVDVIARFVEENDIVKPDDFVMKSVVNKSGLKVFIIQNIDKKMPLETIAKNKELSIPQLLDEMETIVASGTKLNLDYCIDEELDDYAQDEIIEYFKGCETSSLQVAKDELTEGNYTIEQLKLMRIKFLVEYGN; from the coding sequence ATGGCAGTTGCAAAGGTAAGTTTGTTGGATGCATTACACGAACATTTTGGGTTTGATTCCTTCAAGGGAAACCAGGAGAAGATCATTAAAAATATACTTTCCGGAAAAGATACATTCGTGATAATGCCTACAGGTGGCGGTAAATCCCTGTGTTACCAGCTCCCCGCGCTCATGAGCCCGGGCGTGGCGCTCATCGTAAGCCCCCTGATAGCGCTGATGAAAAACCAGGTAGACCTGGTTCGGTCATACAGCAGTAAGGACAATGTGGCCCACTTTCTCAATTCCACCCTCACCAAGGCCCAGATCAAGAAAGTACGCACGGACCTCCAGTCCGGAAAGACCAAAATGCTGTATGTGGCGCCCGAAACGCTTACGAAACAGGAAAATATCGACTTCTTCAAGGAACTGGAAATATCCTTTATCGCGGTGGACGAAGCGCATTGCATCTCCGAATGGGGGCATGATTTCCGGCCGGAATACCGCCGGCTGAAGGAAATGATCGACATGATCAGCAGCAAGCTGCCGGTCATCGCCCTGACGGCTACCGCTACGCCAAAGGTGCAAAGCGATATTGTCAAGAACCTGGAATTGAGGTCGCCCGAGATCTTCATGTCCTCCTTCAACCGCCCGAACCTGTATTACGAGATCAGGCCCAAGCGGAAAAAGGACCAGACGATCCGGGAGATCGTTAAATTCATTCACCTGCACAAAGGTAAAAGCGGCATCATCTACACGCTGAACCGCAAAACCACCGAGGAGCTGGCCGATATGCTCGTGGCCAACGGCATCAGGGCCGTAGCCTATCATGCGGGACTCGATTCCGGCACCCGGGCGCAGCGGCAGGATATGTTCCTGCTGGAAGATGTGGAGGTCATCGTGGCCACTATCGCCTTCGGTATGGGGATCGATAAACCGGACGTCCGTTTTGTGATCCATTACAACATTCCCAAAAGCCTGGAAAACTATTACCAGGAAACCGGCCGCGCCGGACGGGACGGGCTCGAAGGCATCTGCGTATGTTTCTACTCCTACCAGGATGTGCAGAAGCTGGAGCACCTGATGCGGGACAAGCCGCTCAGCGAAAGGGAAATGGGCGCGCAGCTCATCAACGAAACCGTTGCCTACGCAGAGAGCGCCGTCTGCCGCCGGAAAGTGATCCTCCATTATTTCGGGGAGAAATATGAACAGGAGAATTGCGGCAAATGCGACAATTGCCTCAATCCGAAAGAGAAAATAGAGGTGAAGAACCGCGTGGTGATCACCCTGAAGGCCATTCAGAAGCTGGAAGAGCGCTTCGGGACGGATTACGTCGTGAATATCATCACCGGTAAAGCCAACCCCCAGATCACCACTTTCCGGCACGACAAGCTGGATGTATTCGGGGAAGGGAAGGAGTTTGACGCACATTTCTGGAATTCCCTCATCCGGCAGATGATGCTGGAGGGCTTGATAGAAAAGGATATTGAAGAGTACGGCCTGCTGAAGATCACCGAAAAAGGCCGCAAGTTCATCAAAAAACCATTTTCCATCTGGGTAGCACTGAACCATCAGTTCGAAGAAGATACCGCCGCGGAGGAAGAAGACGCCCTGTCCGCCGAAGCCCAGGCTTCCGCAGATCCCGTGCTTTTCGACATGCTGAAAGAGCTGCGCAAAAAGGTCGCCAAAGAAAAGAATCTCCCCCCATTCGTCATCTTCCTGGAAACATCCCTGGAAGATATGGCCACGCAATACCCCACCACCGTTCAGGAACTGGAAAAGATCCAGGGAGTGAGCAAAGGAAAAGCGGTCCGCTACGGAAAGGTTTTCGTGGATGTGATCGCCCGGTTCGTGGAAGAGAACGACATCGTGAAACCCGATGATTTTGTGATGAAAAGCGTGGTGAATAAAAGCGGGCTGAAAGTTTTCATCATCCAGAACATCGACAAGAAAATGCCGCTGGAAACCATCGCCAAAAATAAAGAACTGAGCATCCCGCAGCTGCTGGACGAAATGGAGACCATCGTAGCCAGCGGTACCAAGCTCAATCTGGATTATTGCATCGATGAGGAAC